TCGTCGTCGATGACGATGATGACGACGATGTGGACACGGGTGGCGACGACCTGACGGATGCCTTGGACACCCTTGGCGGAGACGCGGACGAGGAAGAAGAGGACGAGGCGCCCGAAGAAGAAGACTGACGCGACGCCCACCAACGGAGAGCCCATGCTGCACGATTTCCTGACCTTCTTCGAGACCATTCCGTCATCGTACCGGTCAATCGTGCTTGTGTCGGGAATCGTGCTGTTCTGGGCGCTCGAGGGTGTAATCCCGTTGTTTTCGTGGGCCTACAAGCGGTATCGGCACGCTGCGCTGAACCTTGTATTCACGCTCACCACGCTGGTGGTCAACCTGGGTCTCGCGTTTCTGATCGTCTGGGCGGCCGATTGGACAGGAGAACGCGGATTCGGAGTACTCTATCTGGTGGATTTGCCGCTCTGGGTCCATGTACTCGGTGGCGTGCTCCTGCTGGATTTGATCGGCGCATGGTTCATCCACTGGCTGGAACACCGGGTTCGGTGGATGTGGAAATTCCATCTCATCCATCATACCGATACGCACGTGGACGTCACTACGGCGCTGCGGCATCACCCGGGAGAATCGGTCTTCCGCGCGCTGTTCACCGTGATGGCCATCCTGGTGGCGGGCGTACCCATTGGCGTTGTGTTCCTGTATCAGACCCTCTCGGCGCTTTTTTCCCAGTTCAACCATGCGAACATCTCCCTTCCGGGTTGGCTGGAGCGGAGTTTGTCCTTCGTCTTTGTCACGCCGGACATGCACAAGGTGCACCATCACTGGGTTCAGCCCCAGACGGACACGAATTACGGCAACATCTTCTCCCTGTGGGACCGCTGGTTCGGTACCTATGACCCGATGCCGGCGACGGAGGTCCGCTTCGGTATCGATACCCACATGGATCCGGAGGAACACGATGACCTGGTCAACCTGATGGGCATTCCGTTCCAGACGTACCGGCCGCCGACAGGCGCCAAGTTTTCCGATCCCGGCCCGTCGCATCCAGGGCCGTCGGATTCCGGACCTGTGGCGCTCATTCTGCTGTTCCTGCTCCTGTCCGGTTGCGCGGGCTCGGCGGCGTTGACAAGTGCACCCGTTTCGCGGGAGATCGAGGTGGACGCTGATGTCGTCGAGTGGTTCGACCATTTCAACGAGATCGCGGATACGCGACTTCGCGTGGGCGTACAACATGATGATGACTACCTCTACCTGGCTGTCGTCAGCACGCAACGGGCCACCGTACAGCAGATTGCCCGCGAGGGACTGACCATCTGGTTCGACACGACTGCGGGCAAGCAAACCGGGTACGGTTTACGCTATCCGGTGGGGCCGCCGCCACAGGGAGGTCCTCAAGCTCGCACGGGCCCCGAGCGGGATCCGGGCCTGATCGATCTGTTTTTCGAAGTTGACAAACCCATCCGGAGACCGGTGGCATCGGCCCCGGGACTCCAGGCGCACATGGGCTTTGACTTCGGAGCATTCACCATGGAACTGCGGATTCCCAGGCACGATGTCGGGCCCGACGGATTCCATGTCCATTTGCCGCCCGGATCTACCGTACAGATCGGTTTCGAGACCGTCGGCCAGGACACGGACGGAGACTCGTCGACCGACCGCGGGACGGGCGGACGCGATATGGACGGCGCCAGGGGCAATACGGGCGGCTTCGGAGCCGTAGGGCGGGACTTCGGCGGACGCGGCGCAGGCGGACCCAGCCCGCTCTTTACCGGCGCGATCGAGGCCTGGGTCCGGGTCACGCTGCCTGAATAGAGCCGAGCCTACCGGATGGTCTGGTTCCGGAAGAACTGGACACCACCGGATGCTCCGCCGACGAACAGGTCCATGTCCCCGTCGCCATCTATATCCGCCCATTCCGGCGCGGACAACGCTTGGACGGGAATGTCCAGTGCTCCGAACAGTTCGAAGTCCGGCGCTTGGGGCGTGCCATTGTTCACGAACAACTGCAATCCGTCCAGTTCGGTGCCGATGACCATATCCATGTCACCGTCGCCATCCAGATCCACGAATGACGGGAAAGCCCGACGTCCCATCTTGATGCCCAACCACTCATCGGAGACCAATTCGAATACGGCCTCTTCGGGCGTGCCGATGTTCTGCCAGTAATTCAGGTTACCGGAGGCTTCCCCTGAGACCAGGTCCAGGTCCCCGTCTCCATCCAGGTCAACCAGCGCCGGCGTGGTGTTCTGGCCCCGCGTAAGCGTTACCCATACCGGATCCACTTCCGTGAACGATGGCATGGACGGGCTGCCTTCGTTCCGCCAGTAGGCCATCTCACGGTTCCACTTGCCGATCAGGTAGTCCAGGTCGCCATCGGCATCCAGGTCCGCAATGGCCGGGTTTTGATGGTAGGTTTCTATGTAGTCCTGGGCTTCGCGGAAGACGAATTCAGGGGCCGTGGAGGTGCCGGTGTTCTCGTAATAGAACAGGAGCGACGTGCGCTGGTTGGTCGGTTCGATCTTGTTGCCGACCAGCATGTCCAGATCCCCGTCGCCGTCCAGGTCCGCCAATTTGACAATGCTCTCGCTTCCCACGTCCAGGTCCCGGATGGCCCGGGCCGTACGTACCTCGAATTTCTCAGGTCCCGTCTGCTCGAAATAATAGAAATTCTCCCGGGTGGTCGCGTTCGAATTGAACGCACCGCCCAGAACCCCCATGAACAGATCCAGATCGCCATCCCCGTCGATATCGACCAGGACCGGCGCATTGTATCCGGAAGTGGCTACCGGGTTGTCCAAGGGGAAATTCTGCGGCTCACCGCGGAATGACGGCGCACCACAGGAACCTTGATTCCGGATGAGCAGCAGGCCGGCTTCGAAGAAATCGCCCCACAGCAGGTCCTCGTCCCCGTCCCCGTCCAGATCCCCGAACGTCATGGTGTTGGCTCCATGGAGCGTTGCGTTCTCGCCCACGATCTCGATGTCCTCCCACCGGTCAATGACCATGCGGAAGCGCGGAATCAGGTCGTCATCCATGCCCACGGATTCGTACCGGGTGATGGTCCCGGTAACGCGCCCGATGAAAAGGTCCAGATGCCCGTCGCAATCGATGTCGGTGAGGTGGGGAATATTCTGCCGGTCCGCGAAAATGGGTGTCCCGTCGGCATCCTTCAGCGAATCTTCCGCGACCACGAAGCGGGCCTCTTCCGGGGTGCCTTCGTTCCGCCAGTACTTGACATAGCTGTAGCGGGACTCGGACATGATGTCCATGTCGCCATCCCTGTCCACGTCCAGCATTCGATACCACTCTCCGACGTCCAAGCCGGCATACTCGTCGGTCCGCCAGGTGAACTCGGGCGATGTCGCCGATCCCGTATTTTCAAAATGGATGACGCTACCGGCTTCTTCCTGAACGAACAGGTCCTGATCCCCGTCCCCGTCAATATCCGCGAATTGGGCCCGCGGAACGTTGAACCCACCGCGGAAGGGCATGCTGAGCGGTGCCCCTTCCTCTCCCCGGACCTCGAACGGCGAAACTTCCTGGAGGAAACGGGGCGGGAAGACAGAAGCGTCGTCCTGGATGGTAAGGGAATCGGTCGAACGGCAGCCGGCGAGCAATACCACGCCCCCGGCAACCAACCATGTCAATCGTCTCATTGAATCAGCGTGCATTGATGCCTGTGGCGTAATTCCCGACCTCGATGACCTTCACCACCTCGAACGTTTCCAGGTCGATGACCGTGACCGTACCCGGGTATTCATCCGGGTTCGTCGTTGAAGGCCGGCTGTGGTCCAGGTTATTGTTGCTTACGAAGATGTACCGACCGGCAGGGTCCATGGCCACGGCATGCGGCTCATTGAAGCCTTCGCCGTCGACGGTGCGGGTGACCTCACGGGCCTCCACGTCGATTTCAATGACCGAGTTCGTCTTCTTGCGCGCAACATAGGCATATTTCCCGTCCTTGGAGAAGACCGAGTGCCACGGATCTTCACCCACATCGAACTGCTCTGCAATCGGCAACTCAAAGGCACCGTCCTCGTCCGTGTTGAAGAAGAACATGCGGCCGGACATCTGACCGGGGCTGAGCAGGGTCCCGTCGACCGGCGAAATGGACATGTCCATGAACATGTGGTTGTGCATCTGACCGCCGTCGATGTCCGTGAACGCCAGATCGCCGGAGGCCATGTCGATGGTGACCAGACGATCTTCATCCATGGAGGCCACGAAGACGTGGCCCCCGTCCGGAGAGACCGCAAGCGCATGCGGGCGGGGAACGAACACATCCAGTTCCTCGATCTCCATGGTGTCCCGGTCAATCATTCCGATCCGACGCGGTGGGTTGACCGCGCCCATGGACCGTCCCACGTACAACTTGTCACTCGAGGCGTCCAACTTGACCAATCCGGCCACTTCGAATTCAGCCTGTCCAACGAGTTCATTGTCCCGCGTAAACTTGAGGACCCGATTGGCCCCGATGACCGACACGTACCAAAATGACCCGTCGGGCTCGACGGCCACATCGTGCGGCTTGGAGTTGACATCGAACCCGAAGGGACCCAGATCCACGGTCGTCTCCACTTCGAGCGTGCGGGCGTTGATAACGGTGACCGAGCCACTGCCCTGATTCGTGACGTACACGAAATCATCTTGACTACTCGTTGCGCGGGTGGCATCGGTTTGGGCGCATGCCGGCAGGACAATGAGGGCTGCCAGAAGAATGGCCACAGGGGAAAGGAATCTCATGGTACTCAGGACGTCATGTGGTGTGAAAACGTGCATCCTCTCACGTCAGGCCGATCAATTCGTTCCAGTGTGAACCTTGGATCAACACGTGTCCCATCCCCCGCTTGCATCCTATCTTCGAACAAAACGGAGAACCACATGATTTTGATTACAGGTGCCAACGGCCAGATCGGCGTCGATCTCATGGATGCCCTGGCCGAACAGCATGGCACAGACGCCCTCCTGGCCACCGATGTCCGTCCACCGCTGGCCGATCCCCCTCCGGTCCCGTTCGCCGTGCTGGACGTAACGGACCAGTCCGCCGTGGACCGGATCCTCGATGCGCACGACATCACGTCCATTGTCCACCTGGCGGGCATCCTGTCCGCGACGGGTCAGCAGTATCCGGACCTGTGCTGGGCCGTGAATGTCACCGGCCTGAGGAACATGCTCAATGCGGCACGCAGCCGCGACCTTCCCCTTTTCTGGCCCTCCTCCATCGCCTCGTTCGGCACCACGACACCGCGGGAACGGACCCCGCAACACACCATCACCGAGCCGGACACCATGTATGGCGTCACCAAGGTGACCGGAGAACTGCTGTCCCAATTCTATGCCACGTACTACAATGTGGATGTCCGCAGCGTGCGGTTTCCCGGCGTGGTCAGCCACGCGGCCCCTCCCGGTGGCGGCACGACCGACTGGGCCGTGGCCATGTTCTTCGATGCCATCTCGCAGGGCGCCTACCGGTGCTTTGTGGGCCCGGAAACCCGCATGCCCATGATGTACATGCCGGACGCCGTCAAGTCCGTCCTGGACCTGATTTCGGCCGACTCCGCGAGCCTGACGGTGCGCACGAGCTACAACATCGCCGCCATCAGCTTCACCCCCGCCGAATTGGCGGATGCCATCCGGCAATGGCTGCCCGATTTCACGTGCACGTACGAACCGGACTACCGGCAGCAGATTGCCGATTCATGGCCGACCTCCATCGATGACTCCGAGGCTCGCCGAGACTGGAACTGGCAACCCGAATACGACCTTTCGGCCATGACCCACGACATGCTCGTGAACGTCGCGCGGCGCCTGGGTCATCGAACCCTCGAAAAGCGACTGCTGGGCGCTTAATTTCCCTCCAGCCTTTTCCGACTTCTTTCACCGAGCCCGCAACCAGCCCCCGTCCATCATGTTCGACTCTGCCCGACCCCAGATCCAGGCCATCCTCGATGACATCCGTGCTTCCGGTCTGTACAAGGAAGAGCGCGTCATCACGTCCCAGCAGGCCGCGGAAATCCACGTGTCCACGGGTGAGGATGTACTCAACTTCTGCGCCAACAATTACCTCGGCCTGGCCAACCACCCTGCCCTGATAGCAGCCGCGAAAGAAGGGCTGGACCACTATGGGTTCGGACTGTCGTCCGTCCGCTTCATCTGCGGCACGCAGGATGTCCACAAGGACCTGGAGCGCAGGATCGCTGAATTCCATGGTACGGAGGATACGATCCTCTACGCGGCCTGCTTCGATGCCAACGGCGGCGTCTTCGAGCCGCTCCTGGATGCCGAATGCGCCGTCATTTCGGATGCGCTCAACCATGCCTCCATCATTGACGGCGTCCGGTTGTGCAAGGCGGCACGGTATCGCTACGCGCACGGCGACATGGCCGACCTGGAACGGTGCCTGAAGGAAAGCGAGGGAGCCAAACGCCGGATTATTGTGACCGACGGCGTATTCAGCATGGACGGTGCCGTGGCCAAGCTGGACGAGATCTGCGACCTGGCAGACCGGTACGGTGCCATGGTGATGGTCGACGAGTGCCATGCCACCGGTTTCTTCGGACCTACCGGCCGGGGTGCGATCGAGCACTGCGGCGTCATGGGCCGTGTGGACATCATTACCAGTACGCTTGGAAAGGCACTCGGTGGTGCCATGGGCGGATTCACGACGGGGCGCAAGGAGATCGTGGAGCTGCTCCGGCAGCATTCGCGTCCCTACCTGTTTTCCAACTCCCTTGCTCCGGTCATTGCCCACACCAGCATCAAGGTGCTGGACATGCTGACGGAAACCACCCAGTTGCGAGACCGGCTGGAAGCCAACACGGCCCGGTTCCGCTCCGCCATGACGGACGCAGGGTTCGACATCAAGCCGGGCGTCCACCCCATCGTGCCCATCATGCTGTATGATGCGCGCCTGGCCCAGGACATGGCCAGCGAATTGCTGCAGGAAGGCATTTACGTCATCGGATTCAGCTATCCGGTCGTGCCCAAGGGCCAGGCGCGTATCCGCGTCCAGATTTCGGCAGCCCATTCGGATGCCCACCTGGACCAATGCGTGGCCGCATTCGTCAAGATCGGTCGCAAGCACGGCGTGATATCCTGAGCGCCTGACGGCCGTTTCATGACGACTGCAGCCCATGAAAAGTAAAGGGGCGGGGCGCTTTCAGCGCCCCGCCCCTTCTTCTTTCAGTAAGAATCTGCTCTGCAAGCAGGTCCTTCGGTTACTTCATCAGGACCAGCGTACGGGTCTGGTTGAAGGATCCCGCATCCATCCGGTACAGATACATGCCGCTCGGCATGGCGCGTCCGGCTGCATCCCTCGAATCCCACTGGACCGAGTACTGACCGGGGGCCATCTGTCCGCTGACCAGCGTGCGTACCTGCTGGCCCAGCATGTTGTAGATCGTGATGTTCACGTTCGCGGCTTCAGCCACGTTGAACTGGATGGTCGTCGTCGGATTGAACGGGTTCGGATAGTTCTGGCCGAGCATGAACGCATCGGGCAGCACTTCCTGTGCCGGTTCATCCAGATCGGACTTCGGATCGTCCACACCATCAACGTCTCCGTCGACCGCCGTTTCATCGTCGGTCGGCTTCGCGTTTCCGTTGTCAATCACATCATCGGGCTCTTCGATTCCGGTGCTCATGGCGGACGCCGAGAACACACCCACGTCGGAGAACGCGGAGATGACCCCGTTGCCGCTGGAGCGGACCTGCCAGAAGTACATGCCTGGCTCGAGGCCATCCGGACGATAGTACGCGTTGGCCACACCCTCGAACACCGTCGGATTCGACATGTCCGGGGACGTGCTCAGGTACAGATCGTACGTCACCCCTTCACCGGCTGCAACGGGCAGGATCCAGCTGATGGTCGGCGACAGCGTACCAACGCGAACACCACCCACCGGGCTGCCCACGCGCGGCTGCACAGCGACGGCACCGGCATCGACGACAAAGCTTTCTGCTGCCGAGTAGGTCCCGAATGTGGCTCCACCGTCATTGGAGACGGCCACGCGCCACCAGTACGTATGACCCGGAATCAGATCGTTGACGGCCAGGAACTGGTCTGTCGTGACCTGGGTCTGCGTGACCGTACCGATATTGATGAAGTTCTGTGTGTAGCTCCACTGGACGCGATAGGCGTTCGGACCCAGCGTGGACCCGTTCACATACCAGTTGAACACGGCCTGGTCATCGGACAGGATGAGTCCACCGACCGGGTACGTCAGAACAGCGTTCAGCGTGCTCAAAAGACCCGTGACCGTGAAGGAGCCCTGGGACTGCGGATTCGTCCAATCTGATTGTCCACCACCCGTGTAGTTGGCACGGACGCGCCAATGGACGACATCACCGTACGACAGCCCCGTGATGGTGTACTGGGTGTTGGTCAATCCCGTGACCGTGGTGCAGTTTGTGGTGAAACCGGAATCGTCACAGTACTGGACATCGTACGTGGACACACCCAGGGCCGGGCCGTTCAGGTACCAGGTCAGCGGCTGGGTCAGGGAGTAGGTCGTCGGATTGCCGATCGGCCAGCTGGCAACCGGGAACGCATCGTCCTCACCACCCACGACATGGAAGGTCTCCACGACGGAGTCCAGATCGGGCGTGATGCCATTGGACGACGTCACGCACCAGGCGTAGTCGCTGCCCGGCAGCAAGCCCGTTACCTGGGTCTGCGTGACCGAAACGGTCGGCAGCGACACCGCACCCGGGGCCACCTTCAGGGCTGCACAGCTCGCTGGAACCGCGCCACCCGTGTAGTCCAGGTACCACACCGTATAGTCCAGACCACCGAACTTGGTGCCCGTGAACCAGTGCAGCGTCGGCGCCGTGGTATAGATTTCCAGGCCATCCACAGGATAGCTCGGGGTCACCGCGACGTTCGTTCCCACACCCTGCGTGGTAAACTCTTCGTAACCGGACCATGCGGACTGCTGTGCGCCAAGGTTGCTCCGGACGCGCCATACATACGTCACACCGGGATCGAGTCCCCCGCAGAACGTATCGGTATCGAACTGGAGTCCCGTCAGACCGGTGGTCGAACAGACCGTTGGACCGGTCGGAACCGGAACGGCCGGCGTGCTCGTGCCATCCGCCAGATAGACTTCGACGTCGAAGGTCAGGTTGTTGAACGGACCACCGGTGTACCAGGACAGCACCGGATCGTTCACGTATACGATGTGACCGTCAACCGGATAGCTCTGGATGGGCACAACGGCGCGTACCACCGTCTGGAACTCGGCGAGTTCAGACAGACCGACCATGCGATCCGTCTCATCCAGGTCATGGATTTCCTGCGGCACCCAACCGGTGGGAGGCACCGGCCACATGGTCGCTACACGCCACGTGTAGGTCGAGCCATACAGAATGGGGGTCGGAAGGTTGTTCGAGGAGAACATGGTCACCTCGGTGAAACCATCGGCGGCATTGGTGTTGTCATCGTTCTCGATGTCCCCACCCATGATGGCCGGCGTGGCTCCATCGAACGACAGCTTGTCGTTCAGGTCCAGGTCCATGCGCCAGTACAGATCGTGTGACGTGGCGTGGGCCACATCCCAAGAGAAGTTGAAGATGTCCGTGTTGTGGAGCGTCAAACCATCGGCCGGATAGTTCAGCGTCGGCTGCAGCTCGTCGATCGTACGGAACGTGGCCGTCTGGCAGAACACGGCGCCGGACAACATGTCGGCCGTCAGTCCCCAGTAATACTGGGTATCGTTCAGGAGCACAATGCCCGCATCCCGATCGGCATCCGTGATGAAGTGGTCTTCATTCAGTCCCGTGGCAATAAGGGGTGTTACACCGTCTTCCTTGAGCGTCGTCGTGAAGACGGGTGCCGACAGGTCACTGTTCAGCGACACTTCAAGAAGCAGCGTGGTCAGCGACGACGGGTGCGGTCCGGCCGGCCAGTTCTCGATGTCCCAGTTGAAGTACGGCTCGATCGAGATTCCCGTTTCCGTGTTCAGCGGATACATCCAGTCACCCTCGTAGGTGCTGCCGAGGTAGGCATTCGGATCGGAGAAGCGCAGGTCCACGATCTCCATGCCGGTGTAGGTCACGTCCTGCTCACCGGAGTCGAAGGAGTAGACCCCATCGGTATTGTTCGTTTCGACGAGGGTGACCTTGTCTCCCAGGCCGAGCGAGCCGGTATTCAACGTGAACCGGTCTCCGGGCGTGAGTGTGGTCGGCGCCTGGCCGTTCACCGTGATGGCATACTCCACCGTGGGCTCGACGTCGAAGATGTCGCTGCCCGAACCGCCGTTGATGACCACCGTGTCGAGACCGCCGAACGCGAACGTCGTGATTTCACTGGAAGCCACGGAGGAAATCTGGCTGTGCGTCAGGGAGAAATCGACATTCAACGTGATGTCGTCATCCGTAGCCGGGAACGTGAACGTCCGTGTGGTACCGGTCAGGTTGTCCATGATGGGCTCGAGACCGGTGTAGGTCATGAGGTTGCCATTTACGGTCACCGTTCCGTCATTCGCGTTGGCGTAGACGTGATCGATGGTCACGATGCCCGGACCGTCGTCCAGGATGAGGTCGTCGGAGTTCGTTCCACCGGCACCGCCGTTGTACGTCAGGTTCGGACCAGCGAGCGGATCGCCTGCCGACCAGTCCACCGTCAACGTGTCGTCGTCGTCACCGCCATTGATGACCACCGCGTTGTTCACGTTGGCATCGAGGAGACCGAAGGCAAAGGTGTCGTTTCCGGCCAGACCGTTGAAGGTCGTGGTGGTACCTGCGCGACGGTAATCCATCGTAAGCGTGCCATCGGTGGTCCGGGATTGGTTGTCAGCCGCATCACCGTCGTCGCTGATGACCACGGCGTCGGGACCGGCCGAGAAGTTGAACACCTTGTTCGTGGCACCCAAATCGTCCTCGTTAACCGGAGAGTTCAGGTACGTGAAGTCATTGCCGCCGTCAATGTCGACCGTGGACGCAGCGAAATCATGCGTGATGGTCATGAAGCCGGAGCCGTTGTCCAGAAGGAAAGAGTTGGTTCCGGTACCGCCGTCCCAATCCACCGTACCGGCCGCCACGGGAATCCCGTTCAGGAAATCGACCAGCAGGTCGTCGTCGTCGGCTCCGCCCAGGATGGACGTAGCGTGTGCCGCCGCCGAGTCGAACGCCTGGAGCGTCAAGGTGTCGTTGCCCCCGCGAGCATCCACCGTGAGCGTCGGCGTCCCACCGGTCGGGTTGTTGAAGGTTACGTCGGTGTTGCCGTCGCTGATGAAGCTCTCGCCGTCACCGGCATCGCCGTCGTCGCCGATGGTACCCGTGTCCGCACCGGCCGTGAAGAAGTACGTGCGATCCTCGACCGTCAGGTCGTCGTCCACGTTCTCCGTGTTCGAATACGTGATGATGTTGGGCAGACCGACGTCAATCGTACCGGCTTCGAAGTCATGGGTTACGGCCGTGTACGAATTGTTCGACAGGTTCAGGTCGTCCGATGCACCCGGTCCACCGTCAAAGGACAAGGGGCCGGTAGCCAGCGGGCCATCGCTGGCCATGTCCACGTTGAGTTCGTCATTGCCCGTTCCGCCCAGGATGTCGATGTTCGAGCCCGTGAATGCCGAATCCAGGACATCAATGTTGATGGTATCGTTGCCACCACCTGCGTCGATGTTCAAGTCCGTCGTCGCGGCGACATTCACGAGGATGGGAGTTCCGTCATCGGAATCGACCAGGATCACGTCGTCGCCGACGCCACCACCTTCCGTGATATCGATGATTTCATCGTTGCCCGTGCCGTTGAAGAGACGGGTGACCGCCGGTACGTCGTCGACTACGTCTTCGAGGTTGCTGTACGTGATCGTGCCATCGTCGACGTCAATCGTCCCTGCGCCCGGCCCTGTGAACGTGTGCGTCACGGGGTCGTTGTTGACGTTGTCGGTCACGGTCAGGTCGTCGGTCCCGCCGACGCCGCCGTCCACCGCTACACCACCGGCCGGAATCGGATCGCCGTTGGTCAGGTCAATGACGAAATTGTCATTCGCTGCAGGGTCACCTGTCAAGGAAAGGGACGTGACATCGGCCAGCGGGGCCTGGAAAATCGGGTTGCCGTTGAAGTCGACCTGGATGTCCGTACCACCGGTCAGGGTCGTTGTGGTCGTACCACCTCCCGGAGGAACCGTGA
The Rhodothermales bacterium genome window above contains:
- a CDS encoding sterol desaturase family protein, producing the protein MLHDFLTFFETIPSSYRSIVLVSGIVLFWALEGVIPLFSWAYKRYRHAALNLVFTLTTLVVNLGLAFLIVWAADWTGERGFGVLYLVDLPLWVHVLGGVLLLDLIGAWFIHWLEHRVRWMWKFHLIHHTDTHVDVTTALRHHPGESVFRALFTVMAILVAGVPIGVVFLYQTLSALFSQFNHANISLPGWLERSLSFVFVTPDMHKVHHHWVQPQTDTNYGNIFSLWDRWFGTYDPMPATEVRFGIDTHMDPEEHDDLVNLMGIPFQTYRPPTGAKFSDPGPSHPGPSDSGPVALILLFLLLSGCAGSAALTSAPVSREIEVDADVVEWFDHFNEIADTRLRVGVQHDDDYLYLAVVSTQRATVQQIAREGLTIWFDTTAGKQTGYGLRYPVGPPPQGGPQARTGPERDPGLIDLFFEVDKPIRRPVASAPGLQAHMGFDFGAFTMELRIPRHDVGPDGFHVHLPPGSTVQIGFETVGQDTDGDSSTDRGTGGRDMDGARGNTGGFGAVGRDFGGRGAGGPSPLFTGAIEAWVRVTLPE
- a CDS encoding VCBS repeat-containing protein; this encodes MRRLTWLVAGGVVLLAGCRSTDSLTIQDDASVFPPRFLQEVSPFEVRGEEGAPLSMPFRGGFNVPRAQFADIDGDGDQDLFVQEEAGSVIHFENTGSATSPEFTWRTDEYAGLDVGEWYRMLDVDRDGDMDIMSESRYSYVKYWRNEGTPEEARFVVAEDSLKDADGTPIFADRQNIPHLTDIDCDGHLDLFIGRVTGTITRYESVGMDDDLIPRFRMVIDRWEDIEIVGENATLHGANTMTFGDLDGDGDEDLLWGDFFEAGLLLIRNQGSCGAPSFRGEPQNFPLDNPVATSGYNAPVLVDIDGDGDLDLFMGVLGGAFNSNATTRENFYYFEQTGPEKFEVRTARAIRDLDVGSESIVKLADLDGDGDLDMLVGNKIEPTNQRTSLLFYYENTGTSTAPEFVFREAQDYIETYHQNPAIADLDADGDLDYLIGKWNREMAYWRNEGSPSMPSFTEVDPVWVTLTRGQNTTPALVDLDGDGDLDLVSGEASGNLNYWQNIGTPEEAVFELVSDEWLGIKMGRRAFPSFVDLDGDGDMDMVIGTELDGLQLFVNNGTPQAPDFELFGALDIPVQALSAPEWADIDGDGDMDLFVGGASGGVQFFRNQTIR
- a CDS encoding YncE family protein, with product MRFLSPVAILLAALIVLPACAQTDATRATSSQDDFVYVTNQGSGSVTVINARTLEVETTVDLGPFGFDVNSKPHDVAVEPDGSFWYVSVIGANRVLKFTRDNELVGQAEFEVAGLVKLDASSDKLYVGRSMGAVNPPRRIGMIDRDTMEIEELDVFVPRPHALAVSPDGGHVFVASMDEDRLVTIDMASGDLAFTDIDGGQMHNHMFMDMSISPVDGTLLSPGQMSGRMFFFNTDEDGAFELPIAEQFDVGEDPWHSVFSKDGKYAYVARKKTNSVIEIDVEAREVTRTVDGEGFNEPHAVAMDPAGRYIFVSNNNLDHSRPSTTNPDEYPGTVTVIDLETFEVVKVIEVGNYATGINAR
- a CDS encoding NAD-dependent epimerase/dehydratase family protein — encoded protein: MILITGANGQIGVDLMDALAEQHGTDALLATDVRPPLADPPPVPFAVLDVTDQSAVDRILDAHDITSIVHLAGILSATGQQYPDLCWAVNVTGLRNMLNAARSRDLPLFWPSSIASFGTTTPRERTPQHTITEPDTMYGVTKVTGELLSQFYATYYNVDVRSVRFPGVVSHAAPPGGGTTDWAVAMFFDAISQGAYRCFVGPETRMPMMYMPDAVKSVLDLISADSASLTVRTSYNIAAISFTPAELADAIRQWLPDFTCTYEPDYRQQIADSWPTSIDDSEARRDWNWQPEYDLSAMTHDMLVNVARRLGHRTLEKRLLGA
- the kbl gene encoding glycine C-acetyltransferase, with translation MFDSARPQIQAILDDIRASGLYKEERVITSQQAAEIHVSTGEDVLNFCANNYLGLANHPALIAAAKEGLDHYGFGLSSVRFICGTQDVHKDLERRIAEFHGTEDTILYAACFDANGGVFEPLLDAECAVISDALNHASIIDGVRLCKAARYRYAHGDMADLERCLKESEGAKRRIIVTDGVFSMDGAVAKLDEICDLADRYGAMVMVDECHATGFFGPTGRGAIEHCGVMGRVDIITSTLGKALGGAMGGFTTGRKEIVELLRQHSRPYLFSNSLAPVIAHTSIKVLDMLTETTQLRDRLEANTARFRSAMTDAGFDIKPGVHPIVPIMLYDARLAQDMASELLQEGIYVIGFSYPVVPKGQARIRVQISAAHSDAHLDQCVAAFVKIGRKHGVIS